AAATCCGTACAGACTTTACTAAAGGAGCACCCGAGCGTGGTGGTTCCCACCAGGGGCCTCGTGGCTGACATGGGACCGGCCTTAAGCCACGCCGACAAGATCATCCGCCTCTACATGGACGGCTATACCGAGACCGAAATCGTCCGGCGCACCGGGCACAGCTATGAGTCAATAGAGAACTACCTCCTGGA
This DNA window, taken from Peptococcaceae bacterium, encodes the following:
- a CDS encoding DUF1670 domain-containing protein codes for the protein KSVQTLLKEHPSVVVPTRGLVADMGPALSHADKIIRLYMDGYTETEIVRRTGHSYESIENYLLDFARVTYLLERGLPVPAIRKVLGCSRRLVEKHVNLYREFSGPDYAFMMAKVRRLAEAHPVKKN